A genomic region of Papaver somniferum cultivar HN1 chromosome 7, ASM357369v1, whole genome shotgun sequence contains the following coding sequences:
- the LOC113300402 gene encoding 7-deoxyloganetic acid glucosyltransferase-like, with amino-acid sequence MDQQIKNVPEMESFLRCRDLPSFCRAKDLNHPSLDFVISETFYSTRATAHLLNTFDVEAPIISQLRSYWPNLYTVGPLNALLNTLRSRTANSPHSSSSSKSVSSNASLYKEDRSCMTWLDKQPEKSVVYVSFGSIAMVSREQWLEIWYGLVNSGHRFLWVKRPDSLLAEESHIIQAEAKLIEATKERGYTVEWAPQEEVLNHPCVGGFFTHSGWNSTLENMVAGVPMVCWPHLADQQINSRYVSEVWKIGMDMKDNWNRLTVEILIRDMMDVKRDELMKSTAKVAEMARQY; translated from the coding sequence ATGGATCAACAGATAAAGAATGTGCCAGAGATGGAAAGCTTTCTTCGGTGTCGAGACCTACCAAGTTTCTGTAGAGCTAAGGATCTAAACCATCCTAGTCTAGATTTTGTAATTTCTGAAACATTTTATTCAACTAGAGCCACAGCTCACCTGCTTAACACATTTGATGTTGAAGCTCCAATCATCTCACAATTGAGATCTTACTGGCCTAACCTATACACAGTTGGACCTCTGAATGCCCTGTTGAATACCCTTAGAAGTAGGACTGCTAATTctcctcattcttcttcttcttcaaagtcTGTTTCCTCAAATGCTAGTTTGTATAAAGAAGATAGAAGTTGCATGACGTGGCTAGATAAACAGCCAGAGAAATCTGTAGTCTATGTAAGCTTTGGTAGCATTGCGATGGTGAGCCGGGAACAATGGCTGGAGATTTGGTATGGCCTAGTCAATAGTGGTCACAGATTCTTGTGGGTTAAACGTCCGGATTCGCTTCTTGCCGAGGAGAGTCATATAATACAGGCGGAGGCGAAGCTGATTGAGGCAACAAAAGAGAGAGGTTACACGGTGGAATGGGCGCCACAAGAGGAGGTGTTGAACCATCCATGTGTTGGTGGATTTTTTACTCACAGCGGATGGAATTCTACACTGGAAAATATGGTTGCTGGAGTACCCATGGTTTGCTGGCCACATTTGGCTGATCAGCAGATTAACAGCAGGTACGTGAGCGAAGTATGGAAAATTGGAATGGACATGAAAGATAACTGGAACAGATTAACTGTAGAGATATTGATTCGGGATATGATGGATGTTAAGAGAGATGAGTTGATGAAATCAACTGCCAAGGTCGCAGAGATGGCACGACAGTATTAG
- the LOC113300401 gene encoding tyrosine decarboxylase 1-like: MENGFESMESKQDGEINCLKPMDAEQLRENAHKMVDFIADYYKNLETFPVLSQVEPGYLSKLLPDSAPNHPESLENVLADVQSKIIPGVTHWQSPGYFAYFPSNSSTAGFLGEMLSAGFNIIGFSWVTSPAATELEVIVLDWLAKMLQLPEHLLSSGQGGGVIQGTASEAVLVALLAARDKVLKKVGKTSLPQLVAYASDQAHASMQKACQIAGVHPENCRLVKTDSSTNYALSPDVLREEISKDIAAGLIPFFLSSTVGTTSSTAVDPLSSLGKVAKDNELWFHIDAAYAGSACICPEYRHYLDGVEEADSFNMNAHKWFLTNFDCSPLWVKDRSALIQSLSTKPEYLKNKASEANMVLDFKDWQIPLGRRFRSLKLWMVLRLYGLENLQCYIRNHIKLAIHFEDLVAADSRFEIVVPCVFALVCFRLLPAHDDQDCGNKLNQDLLDSVNSTGKIFISHTVLSGKYILRFVVGAPLTEENHIIAAWKIFQDQTTLLLKSN; this comes from the exons AT GGAGAATGGTTTTGAGTCCATGGAATCAAAACAAGATGGAGAGATTAATTGTTTGAAACCTATGGATGCTGAACAACTCAGAGAGAATGCTCACAAAATGGTGGATTTCATTGCTGATTATTATAAAAACCTTGAGACGTTTCCTGTTTTAAGTCAAGTTGAG CCTGGTTACCTAAGCAAGCTTTTACCAGATTCTGCCCCGAATCATCCCGAGTCACTGGAAAATGTACTCGCTG ATGTTCAATCAAAGATTATACCTGGTGTAACACATTGGCAAAGCCCCGGTTATTTTGCGTATTTTCCTTCTAATTCTAGCACTGCTGGGTTCTTAGGAGAAATGCTTAGTGCTGGTTTTAACATTATTGGGTTCAGCTGGGTTACTTCTCCTGCTGCAACAGAACTCGAAGTCATTGTACTGGATTGGCTTGCGAAAATGCTGCAATTACCTGAACATTTACTTTCTTCAG GGCAAGGTGGTGGGGTGATTCAGGGTACAGCAAGTGAAGCAGTTCTAGTAGCATTACTTGCTGCACGTGACAAGGTGTTGAAGAAGGTTGGAAAAACCTCTCTTCCCCAACTTGTTGCATATGCATCCGATCAAGCACATGCATCCATGCAAAAGGCGTGCCAg ATTGCTGGGGTTCATCCAGAGAATTGTAGACTGGTGAAAACAGATTCTTCTACTAATTATGCACTATCCCCTGACGTACTTCGTGAAGAAATCTCCAAGGACATTGCAGCCGGTCTAATACCCTTTTTCCTATCTAGCACA GTTGGTACAACTTCCTCCACAGCAGTGGATCCCTTGTCTTCTTTGGGAAAAGTAGCCAAG GATAATGAGCTGTGGTTCCACATTGATGCTGCATATGCTGGAAGCGCTTGTATATGTCCAGAATACCGCCATTATTTGGATGGTGTGGAGGAAGCGGACTCATTTAACATGAATGCACACAAATGGTTTCTTACAAATTTTGATTGTTCACCTCTTTGGGTCAAG GACCGCAGTGCTTTGATTCAATCCCTTTCTACAAAACCAGAGTATTTGAAGAATaag GCTTCAGAAGCAAACATGGTATTGGATTTTAAAGACTGGCAAATTCCTCTTGGACGGCGATTTCG GTCACTAAAACTATGGATGGTGTTGCGATTATATGGTTTGGAGAACCTACAATGTTACATAAGAAATCATATTAAACTGGCCATACATTTTGAAGATCTTGTTGCTGCTGATTCGAGATTTGAG ATTGTCGTCCCTTGTGTATTTGCACTTGTTTGTTTCCGCCTTCTTCCTGCCCATGATGATCAAGATTGTGGCAATAAACTAAACCAGGACTTATTAGATTCTGTAAACTCAACGGGAAAAATCTTCATATCACATACC GTTTTATCTGGCAAGTACATTCTTCGATTCGTGGTTGGAGCCCCGTTAACCGAAGAAAACCACATAATTGCAGCATGGAAGATATTTCAAGATCAAACTACCTTGTTGTTAAAATCCAATTAA